Proteins from a single region of Amblyomma americanum isolate KBUSLIRL-KWMA chromosome 10, ASM5285725v1, whole genome shotgun sequence:
- the LOC144106918 gene encoding uncharacterized protein LOC144106918 yields MNCSKEALLDELTDFSNQKPAEIPSVLDEYLSHIAKTGDTLFPWHKLKPLLCRKLELVMNEFHKISPTDDLPALPNVEVFKYEDMKEKVLEAVNSFNSAPFTIQRLCELVVDPRKHYKRTDKFMRGVEKNVLVVSTTEPRSLTPLQQSNAASVPMVNGIPGVEDGGINGHFADTTEDSLSRLDGENGHCEDEGICADDPGTNVEVPSSAADAASLGEAPQPVSEEVVEEQQEAEPLESTERLEAESSKRVEEEQEAAEPSSVTERAEVEKEVQQPAEEAVPPEAPAENVEPSPPSVEDESSKHAEEHSEEASASEESPHDKDDVEAVTATTSESDSGVISGSDVEAAPEAITKEPPQSALDLSEADAMPVEASSDLKPADILPEGGDGPLEADFSGCDSSISDMPGGDEELKEPPLKKFHPEPEACTEAQGADQQEEPSSTSAPMEDSPEEEPMDSSKADAPVSADDPTEAMDTTADSSAEKDTPLSGEQQTGSPDESPMEQN; encoded by the exons ATGAACTGCAGCAAAGAAGCTCTGCTGGACGAGCTCACAG ATTTCTCTAACCAGAAGCCCGCGGAAATTCCTTCGGTTCTCGACGAGTACCTGTCCCACATCGCGAAAACTGGCGACACACT GTTTCCATGGCACAAGCTAAAGCCATTGTTATGTCGAAAACTGGAGCTTGTCATGAATGAATTCCACAAGATCTCGCCAACAGACGACTTGCCAGCATTACCCAATGTCGAAGTTTTCAAGTATGAAGATATGAAAGAAAAGGTCTTGGAAGCTGTCAACAGCTTCAACAG CGCACCATTCACCATCCAGCGGCTGTGTGAGCTTGTGGTCGACCCCAGGAAGCACTACAAACGCACTGACAAGTTCATGCGGGGCGTCGAGAAGAACGTCCTTGTTGTGAGCACAACTGAACCAAGATCTCTTAC CCCCCTACAGCAGTCCAATGCGGCCTCTGTGCCCATGGTCAATGGTATCCCAGGAGTGGAAGACGGCGGTATCAACGGTCACTTTGCTGACACCACAGAAGATTCGCTCAGCCGTCTGGACGGGGAAAATGGGCACTGTGAAGATGAGGGTATCTGTGCGGATGACCCCGGTACCAATGTGGAGGTTCCTAGCTCAGCAGCTGATGCTGCAAGCTTAG GTGAGGCGCCTCAACCTGTTTCCGAAGAAGTCGTCGAGGAACAACAAGAGGCTGAGCCATTGGAGTCCACAGAACGGCTTGAGGCCGAGTCGTCCAAACGGGTGGAAGAGGAACAGGAGGCGGCAGAACCATCATCGGTGACGGAACGTGCCGAAGTTGAGAAGGAGGTGCAGCAACCAGCAGAAGAAGCAGTCCCACCAGAGGCACCGGCAGAGAATGTTGAGCCTTCGCCACCTTCTGTTGAAGATGAGTCCTCAAAGCATGCTGAAGAACACTCAGAAGAAGCTTCAGCATCGGAAGAAAGCCCTCATGATAAAGATGACGTGGAGGCTGTCACAGCAACGACGAGTGAAAGTGACTCGGGGGTCATATCTGGCTCTGATGTGGAAGCTGCACCTGAGGCTATAACTAAGg AGCCACCTCAGTCAGCGCTGGACCTGTCAGAAGCCGACGCCATGCCCGTCGAAGCGTCGTCTGATTTGAAACCGGCGGACATTCTACCAGAGGGTGGAGACGGTCCGCTGGAAGCAGACTTCAGTGGCTGTGACTCGAGCATTTCCGATATGCCTGGTGGCGATGAAGAACTGAAGGAGCCACCCTTGAAGAAGTTCCACCCTGAACCTGAGGCATGCACGGAGGCACAGGGAGCAGATCAGCAGGAGGAGCCTTCCTCGACATCAGCGCCAATGGAAGACAGCCCTGAAGAAGAACCTATG GACAGCTCAAAGGCGGATGCGCCTGTTTCCGCGGACGATCCCACAGAAGCCATGGACACAACTGCAGACAGTTCTGCCGAGAAAGACACGCCACTGTCTGGAGAACAGCAAACTGGGAGTCCCGACGAGTCTCCCATGGAGCAGAACTGA